From a single Brassica napus cultivar Da-Ae chromosome C9, Da-Ae, whole genome shotgun sequence genomic region:
- the LOC106417106 gene encoding SKP1-like protein 11, translated as MSESNKKISLISSEGEAFEVSEAVAREFEIVAHMLEDGCSGSSIPITTVDSNILGKVIEYCTKHVEVGNVEGNSEKAEKDLEEFDKRFIAVEMNTLFSLILAANYLNVKGLLNIGCQKVADTIKDMKPEEVRSIFNIENDYTPAEEEVVRKENEWAFQP; from the coding sequence ATGTCTGAGTCAAACAAGAAAATTTCATTGATAAGCTCCGAGGGCGAGGCTTTCGAGGTGAGTGAAGCGGTTGCGCGTGAGTTCGAGATCGTAGCGCACATGCTCGAAGACGGCTGCTCTGGTAGCAGTATCCCGATCACAACCGTCGACAGTAATATCCTCGGCAAAGTGATCGAGTATTGCACGAAACACGTTGAAGTTGGTAATGTCGAAGGAAACTCGGAGAAGGCTGAGAAGGATCTCGAAGAGTTCGACAAAAGATTTATTGCTGTGGAGATGAATACGCTCTTTTCACTCATCCTCGCAGCTAACTATCTCAACGTGAAAGGCCTTCTCAACATTGGTTGCCAGAAGGTTGCAGATACCATCAAAGACATGAAACCAGAGGAGGTTCGCTCTATTTTTAACATCGAGAATGATTACACTCCTGCAGAAGAGGAAGTTGTTCGCAAGGAGAACGAGTGGGCTTTTCAGCCCtaa
- the LOC106417105 gene encoding aspartic proteinase nepenthesin-1, producing the protein MTSSSSLLLPFFLIIFSCFIALSSSRKSLTNHPPPTILPRSGLRLSLQHVDSGKNLTKIQKIQRGINRGFHRLNRLGAAAVLAESSGPDDTNNIKAPTHGGSGEFLMDLAIGDPPVKYSAILDTGSDLIWTQCKPCTDCYHQPTPIFDPKKSSSYSKVGCSSGLCEALPRSSCNQDRGACEYLYTYGDYSSTRGVLSMETFTFGGENSVSGIGFGCGDENEGDGFSQGSGLVGLGRGPLSLITQLKEAKFSYCLTTIDDTEASSSLFIGSLASEIVKKSGGRSEGELIKTTSLLRNPRQPSFYYLDLQGITVGSKRLSMEKSMLELAEDGTGGMIIDSGTTITYLEEVVFNTLKREFTSRMSLPVDESGSTGLDLCYTLPNEAKNLAVPKLVFHFKGADLELPGENYVVEDPSTGVLCLAMGKSNGMSIFGNFQQQNFNVVHDLEKDKVSFVPTECGKL; encoded by the coding sequence atgacttcttcttcctccttgtTACTCCCTTTCTTTCTTATCATCTTCTCATGTTTCATCGCTCTTTCATCATCAAGAAAATCATTAACCAACCATCCTCCTCCAACAATCCTTCCAAGATCCGGTTTACGATTAAGTCTACAACATGTGGATTCCGGTAAAAACCTCACAAAGATCCAAAAGATCCAAAGAGGTATTAACCGTGGATTCCACAGGCTAAACCGGTTAGGAGCTGCAGCTGTTTTGGCTGAATCATCAGGTCCTGATGATACTAACAACATTAAAGCACCTACTCATGGCGGAAGCGGCGAGTTTCTTATGGATTTAGCTATAGGAGACCCTCCGGTTAAATACTCGGCTATATTAGATACTGGAAGTGACCTTATATGGACTCAATGCAAGCCTTGCACGGATTGTTACCACCAACCAACTCCTATTTTCGACCCGAAAAAGTCTTCTTCTTACTCAAAAGTAGGATGCTCTTCTGGTCTTTGTGAAGCCTTGCCTCGGTCGAGTTGTAACCAAGACAGAGGAGCTTGTGAGTATTTGTATACCTATGGAGATTACTCGTCCACAAGAGGGGTCTTGTCCATGGAAACGTTCACTTTCGGTGGCGAAAACTCGGTTTCGGGAATAGGGTTTGGGTGTGGTGATGAGAATGAAGGAGACGGGTTTTCACAAGGGTCGGGTCTTGTAGGTCTTGGTCGTGGACCGCTCTCGCTTATAACTCAGCTCAAGGAGGCTAAGTTCTCTTATTGTTTAACCACCATTGATGATACCGAAGCGTCTAGCTCGCTGTTCATTGGATCTCTAGCCTCGGAGATCGTCAAGAAAAGCGGTGGAAGGTCAGAAGGTGAACTCATCAAAACCACGTCCTTGCTACGAAACCCTAGACAGCCCTCGTTCTATTACCTTGACCTACAAGGCATCACCGTTGGATCAAAACGTCTTTCTATGGAAAAGTCTATGTTAGAACTAGCTGAAGATGGAACTGGAGGCATGATCATAGACTCTGGCACTACCATCACGTATCTAGAGGAGGTTGTGTTTAATACCTTGAAGAGGGAGTTTACTTCTCGGATGAGTTTACCAGTAGATGAATCAGGATCCACAGGACTTGACTTGTGTTATACGTTACCTAATGAGGCGAAGAACTTAGCTGTTCCTAAGcttgtttttcattttaagGGTGCGGATTTGGAGCTTCCCGGAGAGAATTACGTGGTGGAGGATCCGAGTACGGGCGTTTTGTGTTTGGCTATGGGGAAATCTAATGGGATGtctatttttggaaactttCAGCAACAGAATTTTAATGTTGTTCATGATCTTGAGAAGGATAAGGTGTCGTTTGTTCCCACTGAATGTGGAAAATTGTAG